Proteins from a single region of Nerophis ophidion isolate RoL-2023_Sa linkage group LG10, RoL_Noph_v1.0, whole genome shotgun sequence:
- the LOC133559958 gene encoding uncharacterized protein LOC133559958 yields MGDVDPEDIKSLDSSDGAALAGDENHSFNSDMVHLEREEAEMLEEVAGEEKGGGSEDEGEELQTSVLSVLGGASDLLVSAEEPLMEKGAAAEVLHVVPPMALPPLPVFRLEPPSTTSTPTPSAAAEELPYPAPGLLPPSSILPPAAEGLELAQKHLSEAGENSWNGSAGPTSELSVLLCGGAALVAVVGVVAYGAVAYCRK; encoded by the coding sequence ATGGGGGACGTGGACCCAGAGGACATCAAAAGCCTGGACAGCAGCGACGGGGCGGCCCTGGCCGGGGACGAGAATCACTCCTTCAACTCCGACATGGTGCACCTGGAGCGGGAGGAGGCGGAGATGCTGGAGGAGGTCGCCGGAGAAGAGAAGGGAGGGGGGTCAGAGGACGAGGGCGAGGAGCTTCAGACGAGCGTGTTGAGCGTTCTGGGTGGGGCGTCGGACCTCCTGGTGTCAGCTGAAGAACCTCTCATGGAGAAGGGAGCAGCAGCAGAGGTCTTGCATGTGGTCCCTCCCATGGCGCTGCCCCCCCTGCCCGTCTTCCGGCTTGaacccccctccaccacctccaCTCCCACCCCGTCGGCAGCAGCTGAGGAGCTTCCTTACCCCGCACCCGGGCTACTTCCTCCTTCTTCCATTCTCCCGCCAGCTGCCGAGGGGCTGGAACTGGCCCAGAAGCACCTCTCGGAGGCAGGGGAAAATTCATGGAATGGGTCCGCCGGTCCAACGAGTGAGCTTTCAGTGCTGCTGTGTGGCGGCGCCGCTCTCGTGGCCGTAGTCGGAGTCGTGGCTTACGGCGCTGTGGCCTACTGCAGGAAGTAG